One window from the genome of Desulforamulus ruminis DSM 2154 encodes:
- a CDS encoding ribose-phosphate diphosphokinase has protein sequence MSSGSKRLKIFAGNANPDLAREICQYLGVAMGASKVSRFSDGEIRAEVEESVRGADAFIIQPTSTPVNEHLMELLIMVDALRRASARRITAVVPYYGYARQDRKTRARAPITAKLVANIIIASGCRRMITMDLHAGQIQGFFDIPVDHLPGVPILAEYFHQNLKDDVVVVSPDIGGVTRARDLAERIGAPLAIIDKRRPEPNVAEVTNVIGSIKGKTVIMIDDIIDTAGTITKGAAALMERGAKEIRVCCTHAVLSGPAIQRLQESVIKEVVVTNTIPLPPEKMIDKIKVLSVAPLLGEAIIRIHEDLSVSKLFS, from the coding sequence ATGTCTTCCGGAAGCAAGAGATTAAAAATTTTTGCAGGGAATGCCAATCCCGATTTGGCCCGGGAAATATGCCAATATCTTGGGGTGGCCATGGGTGCCTCGAAAGTGTCCAGATTCAGTGACGGTGAAATTCGGGCGGAAGTGGAGGAAAGCGTAAGGGGAGCAGACGCCTTTATTATTCAACCGACCTCCACTCCGGTGAATGAACATCTGATGGAACTTTTAATTATGGTGGACGCCCTCCGGCGCGCTTCTGCCCGGCGGATTACCGCTGTGGTGCCCTATTACGGTTACGCCCGCCAGGATCGTAAAACCAGGGCCCGGGCGCCCATTACCGCAAAGCTGGTAGCCAATATTATCATTGCCAGCGGCTGCCGCAGAATGATTACCATGGATCTTCACGCAGGACAGATTCAGGGCTTTTTTGATATTCCGGTGGACCATTTACCCGGGGTTCCCATCCTGGCGGAGTATTTTCATCAAAATTTAAAGGACGATGTGGTGGTGGTCTCCCCGGATATCGGCGGGGTTACCCGTGCCAGGGATCTGGCGGAACGGATTGGAGCGCCCCTGGCCATTATCGATAAGCGCCGGCCGGAACCCAATGTGGCGGAGGTCACCAATGTTATCGGCAGCATAAAAGGAAAAACCGTCATTATGATTGACGATATCATCGATACGGCGGGCACCATTACCAAAGGAGCCGCCGCGCTGATGGAACGGGGGGCCAAGGAAATTCGTGTTTGCTGTACCCATGCCGTTTTATCAGGCCCTGCCATCCAACGTTTGCAAGAATCGGTCATTAAAGAGGTTGTAGTTACCAATACCATTCCCTTGCCGCCGGAGAAAATGATTGATAAAATAAAAGTACTTTCCGTGGCGCCGCTGCTGGGAGAGGCCATTATTCGTA